From Homalodisca vitripennis isolate AUS2020 chromosome 1, UT_GWSS_2.1, whole genome shotgun sequence, the proteins below share one genomic window:
- the LOC124352955 gene encoding homeobox protein prospero-like isoform X2, translating into MMSSEEEVDCFGLYGDKLSKKAKRARQRVDAGEPRNSYSSIPNFSSRPSFFTGGLYGAFFSQNQQQFGIFGQGFGPKMLNELLGRQVKDAATPGDTMMTVDSASADGSVNFDCLNASSVIRRGLEEDGSPPPGDIAHHMLRDILQGRKKELLALEQELRVVNALGGTEPSSPDNNNSINNNNNNELKNGVVNNNGDVSDDGGSGVGKTSMVNGTNESDSGDDEPTPSAMEEVNDKHQQTELEDVMAGGGSDSEPASPTPSSDNKDDTDDNPGNKDNTIKTEQLELKRARVENIVSSMRSSPSLPSQVNGCKKRKRYHPQQHDNSAAERYAVLGINMNMNMLMDDDDDDEIEPNEIRQKRVEKDALKNQLRTMQEQLAEMQQKYVQLCTRMDQESECQDNDDASSDMEQDASNLTMPDKPVTSTSVSTPVKENITSTSATTPVSQPIMSPAVSKMMPSKLHPHTNPSHLPPQHLPIPPNFNGALSLLQQQVLQEQHGPHGPLPHHHLHPHAHSQIPPHHALSNAAAMYLGVSHKLYMEQEARLAKEAAIAAEQQHQHQQHLNQQHHSHQQHMMSHHQQQQTQPSHQQQQAPQQQPMPQQQQQGSQTPHSQPSTPHPQTPSQSSTQTQPTTPQQTQHPQVNQSPPQQAQHAKTATEFTERLNMLRNHALAPPVSGSDLEGLADVLKTEITSSLSNLIDSIMSRFVQQRRFFGKQSEAAAVAAEQLNKDLLLASQLLDRKSPRSKVIDRGNQGPPERTPSGNMSGSPQVPSGPPRVNGTAFPSMAVPPHHQSSTNNNNNSNPENNINTINLPHVRPSPNQAMFQPPKPPTSSMNSVAAAALYNTMSSMGGPHTNPFCVNDSREGAPEQNEALSLVVAPKKKRHKVTDTRITPRTVSRILAQDGIGAPPQGNMDSPPKFNMIPSTSSNGGDSPPPRPYHPPPPPMLPVSLPTSVAIPNPSLHESQVFSPYSPFYGQHHQGPHIPSASPPGMAELRESPPLHPPTLLHPALLAAAQHGSPDYSNMRTSSAGLGGNDSVDRSSDCNSGDGPYDGITPTDSPRNGGYPMTLSYGLTYEASSLAYLQKLGYVANANDSASCLPKDSLTELHSSTLTPMHLRKAKLMFFWVRYPSSAVLKMYFPDIKFNKNNTAQLVKWFSNFREFYYIQMEKYARQAVSEGIKSADDLHVSGDCEIYRVLNLHYNRNNHIEVPPNFRYVVEQTLKEFFKAIQGGKDSEQSWKKSIYKIISRMDDPVPEYFKSPNFLEQLE; encoded by the exons ATGATGTCATCAGAGGAGGAGGTCGACTGCTTCGGTTTGTACGGCGACAAACTATCCAAGAAAGCGAAGAGAGCCAGACAGCGCGTGGACGCCGGTGAGCCCCGGAACAGTTACTCCTCGATCCCGAATTTCAGTTCGCGTCCGAGTTTCTTCACTGGTGGTTTATACGGTGCTTTCTTCTCACAGAATCAACAACAGTTCGGGATCTTCGGGCAGGGCTTCGGGCCCAAGATGCTCAACGAGTTACTCGGCAGACAAGTGAAGGACGCAGCCACACCGGGTGACACGATGATGACCGTGGACTCTGCCAGTGCCGACGGATCGGTAAACTTCGACTGTCTGAACGCTTCTTCTGTGATCCGACGCGGTCTCGAGGAGGACGGATCCCCGCCGCCCGGTGACATCGCGCATCACATGCTCAGAGACATTCTACAGGGCCGCAAGAAGGAGTTGCTCGCGCTCGAGCAGGAATTGCGTGTAGTGAACGCGTTAGGAGGTACCGAACCTTCCTCTCCGGACAATAATAACAgcatcaataacaataacaataacgaGTTGAAAAACGGTGTAGTGAATAACAATGGTGATGTGAGTGACGACGGTGGAAGTGGTGTGGGCAAGACGTCCATGGTGAACGGCACAAACGAGTCGGACAGTGGGGACGACGAGCCGACACCCTCGGCGATGGAGGAGGTGAACGACAAGCACCAGCAGACGGAACTGGAGGATGTGATGGCTGGAGGAGGTTCGGACTCGGAGCCGGCATCGCCTACACCGTCGTCTGACAACAAGGACGACACAGATGATAACCCAGGTAACAAGGACAATACAATCAAAACTGAACAGTTAGAATTAAAACGTGCTAGGGTTGAAAATATAGTATCGTCTATGAGGTCTAGTCCATCGCTTCCGTCTCAAGTTAACGGCTGTAAGAAACGTAAGCGATACCATCCTCAGCAACACGACAATAGTGCTGCTGAGAGATATGCCGTGTTAggtataaatatgaatatgaatatgttGATGGATGATGATGACGATGACGAGATCGAACCTAATGAGATAAGGCAGAAAAGAGTAGAGAAAGACGCTTTGAAAAATCAGCTTAGAACTATGCAAGAGCAGTTAGCAGAAATGCAACAAAAGTATGTGCAGCTGTGTACTAGGATGGATCAAGAATCCGAATGTCAAGATAACGATGACGCTTCTAGTGATATGGAACAAGATGCTAGTAATTTGACGATGCCTGATAAGCCTGTTACCTCAACATCCGTGTCGACTCCTGTGAAGGAAAATATTACCAGTACCTCAGCAACCACACCTGTCAGCCAACCTATCATGTCACCCGCTGTTTCCAAGATGATGCCTTCTAAGCTTCATCCCCACACGAATCCTTCACATTTACCACCTCAACACCTCCCTATTCCTCCTAATTTCAACGGGGCGTTGTCCCTTCTTCAACAACAGGTGCTACAAGAACAACACGGACCTCATGGTCCACTTCCTCACCACCACCTTCATCCCCATGCTCACTCGCAGATCCCTCCCCATCACGCCCTGAGTAATGCGGCGGCAATGTACCTGGGGGTTAGCCACAAGCTATACATGGAGCAGGAGGCGAGGTTAGCTAAGGAGGCGGCGATCGCTGCGGAACAACAACACCAGCATCAGCAACATCTGAACCAACAACATCATAGTCATCAGCAACACATGATGAGTCATCACCAACAACAGCAAACCCAGCCTAGCCACCAGCAACAGCAGGCGCCTCAACAACAGCCCATGCCACAACAACAACAGCAGGGCAGCCAGACACCCCACAGTCAACCCTCCACTCCTCATCCTCAAACACCAAGTCAATCGTCAACCCAAACACAACCTACGACTCCCCAACAAACTCAACATCCTCAAGTAAATCAGTCGCCTCCTCAACAGGCCCAACACGCTAAGACTGCTACCGAATTCACAGAAAGGCTAAATATGCTACGTAATCACGCATTGGCTCCACCCGTTTCAGGATCTGATTTGGAAGGCCTAGCTGATGTACTAAAGACTGAGATAACGTCCTCGTTATCAAACCTGATTGACTCGATAATGTCAAGATTTGTTCAACAACGACGGTTCTTTGGAAAACAATCTGAGGCGGCAGCGGTTGCGGCAGAACAACTCAACAAGGATCTTCTGTTGGCGTCACAGCTTCTGGACAGGAAGTCTCCTCGCAGCAAGGTCATTGACAGGGGTAACCAAGGACCTCCAGAGAGGACGCCCTCTGGCAACATGAGCGGTTCTCCTCAAGTACCTTCTGGACCTCCTCGTGTCAACGGGACGGCCTTCCCCAGCATGGCCGTGCCACCTCACCACCAAAGCAGCAcgaacaacaacaataacagcAATCCTGAAAACAACATCAACACGATAAACCTGCCCCATGTCAGGCCATCTCCCAACCAAGCTATGTTCCAGCCACCGAAACCTCCCACCAGCAGTATGAACTCCGTCGCTGCTGCAGCTCTTTACAACACAATGAGCAGCATGGGAGGTCCACACACCAACCCCTTCTGTGTCAACGACTCCAGGGAAGGTGCGCCAGAACAGAACGAAGCGCTAAGTCTTGTCGTAGCCCCTAAGAAGAAGCGGCATAAGGTCACTGACACGAGGATCACCCCCAGAACGGTTAGCCGCATCCTTGCTCAAGACGGAATCGGAGCTCCTCCTCAAGGAAACATGGACTCACCACCTAAGTTCAACATGATTCCCTCGACCAGTTCGAACGGTGGTGACTCCCCGCCTCCTCGACCATACCATCCACCGCCACCACCCATGTTGCCTGTCTCCCTACCGACTTCTGTAGCCATTCCTAATCCCAGCCTACACGAGTCTCAGGTGTTCTCTCCATACAGTCCCTTCTACGGACAACATCATCAAGGACCCCACATTCCCTCGGCCAGTCCGCCCGGAATGGCAGAGCTCCGGGAATCTCCTCCTCTGCATCCACCTACGCTGCTACACCCTGCCCTCTTGGCGGCAGCACAGCACGGCTCCCCGGACTATAGCAACATGAGGACGTCCTCCGCCGGCCTCGGAGGCAACGACAGCGTCGACCGGAGCTCCGACTGCAACTCCGGAGACGGCCCCTATGACGGGATCACTCCTACA GATTCGCCCAGGAACGGGGGCTATCCTATGACCCTGAGTTACGGACTCACATACGAAGCTTCTAGTTTAGCCTATCTACAAAAGCTAGGATATGTCGCAAACGCAAATGACTCCGCTTCCTGTTTGCCTAAAGACTCCTTAACTGAGCTCCACTCGTCAACCCTGACTCCGATGCATCTGCGGAAGGCTAAGTTGATGTTCTTCTGGGTGCGGTATCCCAGTTCCGCCGTCCTCAAGATGTACTTCCCAGACATCAAGTTCAACAAGAACAACACGGCCCAGCTGGTCAAATGGTTCTCTAACTTCAG GGAGTTTTACTACATTCAGATGGAGAAGTACGCGAGACAGGCGGTCAGCGAGGGGATCAAATCAGCTGACGACCTGCACGTGAGCGGTGACTGCGAGATCTACAGGGTGCTCAACCTCCACTATAACAGGAACAACCACATTGAG GTTCCACCGAACTTCAGGTACGTGGTGGAACAAACGCTGAAGGAGTTCTTCAAGGCTATCCAAGGAGGCAAGGACAGCGAACAGTCCTGGAAGAAATCCATCTACAAGATCATCTCCCGCATGGACGACCCAGTACCTGAGTACTTCAAGTCTCCTAACTTCCTGGAGCAGCTCGAATAA
- the LOC124352955 gene encoding homeobox protein prospero-like isoform X1, translating into MMSSEEEVDCFGLYGDKLSKKAKRARQRVDAGEPRNSYSSIPNFSSRPSFFTGGLYGAFFSQNQQQFGIFGQGFGPKMLNELLGRQVKDAATPGDTMMTVDSASADGSVNFDCLNASSVIRRGLEEDGSPPPGDIAHHMLRDILQGRKKELLALEQELRVVNALGGTEPSSPDNNNSINNNNNNELKNGVVNNNGDVSDDGGSGVGKTSMVNGTNESDSGDDEPTPSAMEEVNDKHQQTELEDVMAGGGSDSEPASPTPSSDNKDDTDDNPGNKDNTIKTEQLELKRARVENIVSSMRSSPSLPSQVNGCKKRKRYHPQQHDNSAAERYAVLGINMNMNMLMDDDDDDEIEPNEIRQKRVEKDALKNQLRTMQEQLAEMQQKYVQLCTRMDQESECQDNDDASSDMEQDASNLTMPDKPVTSTSVSTPVKENITSTSATTPVSQPIMSPAVSKMMPSKLHPHTNPSHLPPQHLPIPPNFNGALSLLQQQVLQEQHGPHGPLPHHHLHPHAHSQIPPHHALSNAAAMYLGVSHKLYMEQEARLAKEAAIAAEQQHQHQQHLNQQHHSHQQHMMSHHQQQQTQPSHQQQQAPQQQPMPQQQQQGSQTPHSQPSTPHPQTPSQSSTQTQPTTPQQTQHPQVNQSPPQQAQHAKTATEFTERLNMLRNHALAPPVSGSDLEGLADVLKTEITSSLSNLIDSIMSRFVQQRRFFGKQSEAAAVAAEQLNKDLLLASQLLDRKSPRSKVIDRGNQGPPERTPSGNMSGSPQVPSGPPRVNGTAFPSMAVPPHHQSSTNNNNNSNPENNINTINLPHVRPSPNQAMFQPPKPPTSSMNSVAAAALYNTMSSMGGPHTNPFCVNDSREGAPEQNEALSLVVAPKKKRHKVTDTRITPRTVSRILAQDGIGAPPQGNMDSPPKFNMIPSTSSNGGDSPPPRPYHPPPPPMLPVSLPTSVAIPNPSLHESQVFSPYSPFYGQHHQGPHIPSASPPGMAELRESPPLHPPTLLHPALLAAAQHGSPDYSNMRTSSAGLGGNDSVDRSSDCNSGDGPYDGITPTDSPRNGGYPMTLSYGLTYEASSLAYLQKLGYVANANDSASCLPKDSLTELHSSTLTPMHLRKAKLMFFWVRYPSSAVLKMYFPDIKFNKNNTAQLVKWFSNFREFYYIQMEKYARQAVSEGIKSADDLHVSGDCEIYRVLNLHYNRNNHIEVWGPQVPPNFRYVVEQTLKEFFKAIQGGKDSEQSWKKSIYKIISRMDDPVPEYFKSPNFLEQLE; encoded by the exons ATGATGTCATCAGAGGAGGAGGTCGACTGCTTCGGTTTGTACGGCGACAAACTATCCAAGAAAGCGAAGAGAGCCAGACAGCGCGTGGACGCCGGTGAGCCCCGGAACAGTTACTCCTCGATCCCGAATTTCAGTTCGCGTCCGAGTTTCTTCACTGGTGGTTTATACGGTGCTTTCTTCTCACAGAATCAACAACAGTTCGGGATCTTCGGGCAGGGCTTCGGGCCCAAGATGCTCAACGAGTTACTCGGCAGACAAGTGAAGGACGCAGCCACACCGGGTGACACGATGATGACCGTGGACTCTGCCAGTGCCGACGGATCGGTAAACTTCGACTGTCTGAACGCTTCTTCTGTGATCCGACGCGGTCTCGAGGAGGACGGATCCCCGCCGCCCGGTGACATCGCGCATCACATGCTCAGAGACATTCTACAGGGCCGCAAGAAGGAGTTGCTCGCGCTCGAGCAGGAATTGCGTGTAGTGAACGCGTTAGGAGGTACCGAACCTTCCTCTCCGGACAATAATAACAgcatcaataacaataacaataacgaGTTGAAAAACGGTGTAGTGAATAACAATGGTGATGTGAGTGACGACGGTGGAAGTGGTGTGGGCAAGACGTCCATGGTGAACGGCACAAACGAGTCGGACAGTGGGGACGACGAGCCGACACCCTCGGCGATGGAGGAGGTGAACGACAAGCACCAGCAGACGGAACTGGAGGATGTGATGGCTGGAGGAGGTTCGGACTCGGAGCCGGCATCGCCTACACCGTCGTCTGACAACAAGGACGACACAGATGATAACCCAGGTAACAAGGACAATACAATCAAAACTGAACAGTTAGAATTAAAACGTGCTAGGGTTGAAAATATAGTATCGTCTATGAGGTCTAGTCCATCGCTTCCGTCTCAAGTTAACGGCTGTAAGAAACGTAAGCGATACCATCCTCAGCAACACGACAATAGTGCTGCTGAGAGATATGCCGTGTTAggtataaatatgaatatgaatatgttGATGGATGATGATGACGATGACGAGATCGAACCTAATGAGATAAGGCAGAAAAGAGTAGAGAAAGACGCTTTGAAAAATCAGCTTAGAACTATGCAAGAGCAGTTAGCAGAAATGCAACAAAAGTATGTGCAGCTGTGTACTAGGATGGATCAAGAATCCGAATGTCAAGATAACGATGACGCTTCTAGTGATATGGAACAAGATGCTAGTAATTTGACGATGCCTGATAAGCCTGTTACCTCAACATCCGTGTCGACTCCTGTGAAGGAAAATATTACCAGTACCTCAGCAACCACACCTGTCAGCCAACCTATCATGTCACCCGCTGTTTCCAAGATGATGCCTTCTAAGCTTCATCCCCACACGAATCCTTCACATTTACCACCTCAACACCTCCCTATTCCTCCTAATTTCAACGGGGCGTTGTCCCTTCTTCAACAACAGGTGCTACAAGAACAACACGGACCTCATGGTCCACTTCCTCACCACCACCTTCATCCCCATGCTCACTCGCAGATCCCTCCCCATCACGCCCTGAGTAATGCGGCGGCAATGTACCTGGGGGTTAGCCACAAGCTATACATGGAGCAGGAGGCGAGGTTAGCTAAGGAGGCGGCGATCGCTGCGGAACAACAACACCAGCATCAGCAACATCTGAACCAACAACATCATAGTCATCAGCAACACATGATGAGTCATCACCAACAACAGCAAACCCAGCCTAGCCACCAGCAACAGCAGGCGCCTCAACAACAGCCCATGCCACAACAACAACAGCAGGGCAGCCAGACACCCCACAGTCAACCCTCCACTCCTCATCCTCAAACACCAAGTCAATCGTCAACCCAAACACAACCTACGACTCCCCAACAAACTCAACATCCTCAAGTAAATCAGTCGCCTCCTCAACAGGCCCAACACGCTAAGACTGCTACCGAATTCACAGAAAGGCTAAATATGCTACGTAATCACGCATTGGCTCCACCCGTTTCAGGATCTGATTTGGAAGGCCTAGCTGATGTACTAAAGACTGAGATAACGTCCTCGTTATCAAACCTGATTGACTCGATAATGTCAAGATTTGTTCAACAACGACGGTTCTTTGGAAAACAATCTGAGGCGGCAGCGGTTGCGGCAGAACAACTCAACAAGGATCTTCTGTTGGCGTCACAGCTTCTGGACAGGAAGTCTCCTCGCAGCAAGGTCATTGACAGGGGTAACCAAGGACCTCCAGAGAGGACGCCCTCTGGCAACATGAGCGGTTCTCCTCAAGTACCTTCTGGACCTCCTCGTGTCAACGGGACGGCCTTCCCCAGCATGGCCGTGCCACCTCACCACCAAAGCAGCAcgaacaacaacaataacagcAATCCTGAAAACAACATCAACACGATAAACCTGCCCCATGTCAGGCCATCTCCCAACCAAGCTATGTTCCAGCCACCGAAACCTCCCACCAGCAGTATGAACTCCGTCGCTGCTGCAGCTCTTTACAACACAATGAGCAGCATGGGAGGTCCACACACCAACCCCTTCTGTGTCAACGACTCCAGGGAAGGTGCGCCAGAACAGAACGAAGCGCTAAGTCTTGTCGTAGCCCCTAAGAAGAAGCGGCATAAGGTCACTGACACGAGGATCACCCCCAGAACGGTTAGCCGCATCCTTGCTCAAGACGGAATCGGAGCTCCTCCTCAAGGAAACATGGACTCACCACCTAAGTTCAACATGATTCCCTCGACCAGTTCGAACGGTGGTGACTCCCCGCCTCCTCGACCATACCATCCACCGCCACCACCCATGTTGCCTGTCTCCCTACCGACTTCTGTAGCCATTCCTAATCCCAGCCTACACGAGTCTCAGGTGTTCTCTCCATACAGTCCCTTCTACGGACAACATCATCAAGGACCCCACATTCCCTCGGCCAGTCCGCCCGGAATGGCAGAGCTCCGGGAATCTCCTCCTCTGCATCCACCTACGCTGCTACACCCTGCCCTCTTGGCGGCAGCACAGCACGGCTCCCCGGACTATAGCAACATGAGGACGTCCTCCGCCGGCCTCGGAGGCAACGACAGCGTCGACCGGAGCTCCGACTGCAACTCCGGAGACGGCCCCTATGACGGGATCACTCCTACA GATTCGCCCAGGAACGGGGGCTATCCTATGACCCTGAGTTACGGACTCACATACGAAGCTTCTAGTTTAGCCTATCTACAAAAGCTAGGATATGTCGCAAACGCAAATGACTCCGCTTCCTGTTTGCCTAAAGACTCCTTAACTGAGCTCCACTCGTCAACCCTGACTCCGATGCATCTGCGGAAGGCTAAGTTGATGTTCTTCTGGGTGCGGTATCCCAGTTCCGCCGTCCTCAAGATGTACTTCCCAGACATCAAGTTCAACAAGAACAACACGGCCCAGCTGGTCAAATGGTTCTCTAACTTCAG GGAGTTTTACTACATTCAGATGGAGAAGTACGCGAGACAGGCGGTCAGCGAGGGGATCAAATCAGCTGACGACCTGCACGTGAGCGGTGACTGCGAGATCTACAGGGTGCTCAACCTCCACTATAACAGGAACAACCACATTGAGGTATGGGGGCCTCAG GTTCCACCGAACTTCAGGTACGTGGTGGAACAAACGCTGAAGGAGTTCTTCAAGGCTATCCAAGGAGGCAAGGACAGCGAACAGTCCTGGAAGAAATCCATCTACAAGATCATCTCCCGCATGGACGACCCAGTACCTGAGTACTTCAAGTCTCCTAACTTCCTGGAGCAGCTCGAATAA